CCGGTCCGCATCGAGTAGGGCGTCCGAAGGCGACACCGACGCGGGGTGGACCGCCGGGTTCTCGCTCCAGACTTCTTTCTCCCAGTGCGTCGTCGTCGGGTTCTCCGGCGGGCCGCCGTAGACGGCGAGTTTGCTCCCCGGTTCGGGAGCGAACGCCGGTTCCCGCGACTGCGGAACGACGGTGGCGCGCGGCCTCTCCGACCCGCCGGGGTCGAACGAGACGACAGCACCCAACTGCGCCGCACCGTAGAACGTCAACACCGGTTCCGGGAGGGGGTCCGGTTCTATCTCCACTCGGTCGCCCCCTCGAACGCCCAGATACCGGAGGACGTTCCCGGCTTTGTACGACGTGGTGACGAAGTCGTGATAGCTGTACGACCGACCCGGCGCGTCCGCGCGAAGTGCGGGCGAGGGCGCGCGCCGGTCACGCGACACCACGTCGCCGAGGATATCGGGGTCGGTCACCGGTTCGGGTCCGGCGTTGGCGGTCATGTCCGAGACGACGCACTCCGCGGTCAAAATCCCGTCGTCGCCTCGCTGTCGCCGTCCGAAAACGGGCAAAAATAGCCGGAAGGGACGGGGTTGGCAAAACGAAATGATAATTTGATAACAAAGGAAGTGACAGTCTATTTTGTATTTAAAATGATATATTTGACGGCCGCACCCACAGATGGGTAGAGGTACCAAGTAACAATGCGCGCAGTAGTTTATCAGGGGCCAAAGGACGTGGCCGTAGAGGACGTGGACGAACCGGAGATTCAACACCCGAACGACGTGGTCATCGACATCACGACGACTGCCATCTGCGGGTCCGACCTGCACATGTACGAGGGCCGAACGGACGCGGACCCGGGCCTCGTGTTCGGACACGAGAACATGGGCGTCGTCACCGAAGTGGGCGACGGAGTCAGCACACTAGAGGAGGGCGACAGAGTCGTCGCCCCGTTCAACGTCGCCTGCGGATTCTGTCGGAACTGCGAGAACGGCTATACGGGGTTCTGTACCAACGTCAACCCCGGGTTCGCCGGCGGGGCCTACGGCTACGTGGCGATGGGACCGTATCAGGGCGGACAGGCGGAGCAACTCCGCATCCCGTACGCGGACTTCAACGCCCTGAAACTCCCCGAGGGCAACGAACACGAGGACGCGTTCGCGATGCTGGCGGACATCTTCCCGACGGGGTGGCACGGCACCGAACTGGCGAACCTAAAACCGGGCGAGTCGATAGCCATCTACGGCGCGGGACCGGTCGGACTGATGGCCGCCTACAGCGCGGATATCAAGGGGGCCTCGGAGATATACGTCGTCGACCGAGTCGAGAGTCGCCTCGACCTCGCGGAGGAACACGCGAACGCGACGGCCATCAACTTCCAAGAGGGCGACCCGGTAGACCAGATAAAGGACGCACACGGCGGCGGCGTCGATAAGGGCGTAGACGCCGTCGGCTATCAGGCCGTCGACCCCGAATCGGTGCGGGAGAACCCCGACGAACCGTACGACCCCGCGAGGGAGAACCCGGCCGTGGTTCTCAACCAACTGGTCCAGACGGTTCGACCGACGGGCCAAATCGGCGTCCCCGGCCTGTACGTTCCCTCGGACCCCGGCGCGCCCGACGACATGGCCGCGCAGGGCCGTCTCGGAATCGACTTCGGGAAACTGTTCGAGAAGGGCCACAAGTTCGGAACCGGCCAGTGTAACGTCAAAGAGTACAACCGGGAACTGCGCGACCTGATAATCGAGGGCAAAGCCGACCCGAGTTGGGTCGTCTCCGACCGCGTCAGTCTCGACGACGCGCCCGAGATGTACGAACGGTTCGACCAACGCGAAGAAGGCGTGACGAAAGTCGTCCTCGAACCGTAATCGAGGCGGCGACTCAGGACCGCACCCACGCGGTCGGATGTTCGCCCCGGAGGTGGTCCTGATACATCTTCACCATCTCGGTGTACGAGGTGGCGAGCGCTTCCCACTCGCAGTGGTCGCACCGACCGGAGACGGTTGCTCGGAATCCCGACATCATCTTTCTTGCCATCGTGAGGGTCTTGGTAGCACGTATTATAGTCTTTTCTAGCATGATGTAATCCGCTCGAAACGATTATGACGCTACGCGGGCAGAATATCGGTACCGATGTGTCTCTACTGCGCCATGCGGGATTCGGGGTGGGAGCAACTACTGGACTACGACGACGTGTACCAAGAGGCTCTCGCCGCCGCGGAGGCCGAACGGTCGAACTACGGGTTCGACGAGTCGTGGGACGACCTGAAAGAGCAGGTCACTCCGACGGGAACGGGTCGCTGAGTTCGCCCGCGTCTTCGAGTTCCGCCTCCGTCGTCAGACAGTCGTCGAGAGCGCTCCGAACCGACTCCTCGGGGACGTCCCTGCCGATGAAGACGAGTCGCGTCCGCCTGTCGTCGCCCTCACCCCACCGACCGATGGGACCGGCGGTGACCGACGGCCCCGCGCGGTTCAACCCCATCACCGTCTCCGGGCGCGTGGCGAGTCGGAAGAATCCCTTCGCCCTGACGACGCCGTCGGGCCACTCGGTCAGGTAGTCGTCGAGGCGTCCGGGGTGAAACGGCCGGTCGGACTCGTAGAGAAACGAGGTGACGCCGTGCGCCGCGGCGTGGTCGTGGTCCGCGTGGTCGTGGCCCTCGTGGCTCTCTCCGCCGTGGCCCTCATCGCCGTCACCCTCTCTGAGACGGCGTTTCCACCCGCTGGAGCGACTCACCTCCTCGTAGTCGAACAGTCCGGTCGCGAGAACCGCGTCCGGACTCACGTCGGCGTACGTCTCCCGGTAGACGGTCGCGCGCGGTTGGAGTTCTCGGACGACGCGTTCCATCTCGTCGAGTTCGTCGTCGGGGACGAGGTCACACTTGTTCAACACCAACACGTCGCAGAACTCCACTTGGTCGACGAGGACGTCCGCGAGGGTTCGGCCCGGGGCGTCCAACTCCGCGGGCCTCTCGGCGTCGGGGTCGAACTCCTTCCAGAACCCGTAGGCGTCGACGACGCTGACGACCGTATCCAGCCGATAGTGGGCAGTCGGGTCCTCGCCGTCCGCCGTGTCGCCGAGGAACGTCCGAGCGACGGGGACGGGGTCGCTGATTCCCGACGCCTCGACGAGGAGAACGTCGAACGACCGCTCTCTGGCCAACCGGTTCACCTCCGAGACCAGGTCACCCTGCAACTGACAGCAGATACAGCCGTTCGTGAGGTCTATCACGTCGTCGTCGGCGGACCCGGCGATGAGTTCCGCGTCGATGTTCACCTCGCCCATGTCGTTGACGAGAACCGCCACGTCGTACTCTCCGGCGTTCCTGAGCACGTTGTTCACGAGCGTCGTCTTCCCCGCGCCGAGCGTTCCGCTGACGAGTGTGACCGGGATTCTATCGTCCTCCAACTGTGGCATTGCCTCTCGTACTCGTTCGCGGAGGATAATCTCTGCGAACTGTCAGATTCGGTGAAAGGACCGCGACTCAGGGCGCGCCGGCGAGGACGAACGTGCTCTCGACAGACCCGTTCTCTAGTTGGCGCGTCGCCTCCGGGGGAATTCTGACCGCCTCGCCCGCTTTCATCCGAACCTCGTCGCCGTCGACGGTCAGCGTCGCTTCGCCGTCTACGAGGAAGTACACCTCTTCTTGGCCGTCTTCGGCGTGGTCGTGTTCCTTGCCGACCCATCCCGGGTCGGCTTCCAGAACCGAGAACCCGAGGTTCTCGCAGTCGAGTTCGTCGCGGAGGAAGTGCAGTCCCCCGCCGACCGGATCGACGTCTTCGTAAGCGACAGTCGTGTGCGACATACGCGGACCATCGGTCGGGACGCGAATCAAACTAGGGGCGAACGAGGCGACCGAAACGCGAGTGGGGACTTCGCCGGGGGCTCAGAAGGAGCTTTTTATCTTCTCGAAGAAGCCTTTCTTGACGTCTACCTCTTCGCCGCCCGCCTCGGCGAACGCTTCGAGGGCGTCTCTCTGTTCCTCGTTGAGTTGCTCGGGCGTGACCACCTGCATCTGTACGTACAGGTCGCCGCTTCCGCGTCCGCGGAGGTGGGGCATGCCCTTCCCCTTCAGGCGGAACGTCTCGCCGCTTTGGGTTCCGGCGGGCACGTCGACCTCCGCCTCGCCGTCCACCGTCGGCACCGTGACGGTGTCGCCGAAGACGGCCTGCGGGAACGAAAGCGGGTGGTGGTGGTGTAGGTCGTCGCCCTCGCGGTCGAACTCAGCGTGGTCGCGGATGTTGACGTCGATGAGGAGGTCACCTTTCGGCCCGCCGTTCTCGCCGGGCGCGCCCTCGCGTTCCATCCGGAGGGTCTGCCCGTCGCGGATACCCGCGGGGATGTCCACCGACAGTTTCGCGTCGTTTCGGACGGTGCCGTCGCCGTTACACTCCGGGCAGGACTCGCTGTACGTCTGCCCCTCGCCGCCGCAGGCGCGACACGTCTGGGTCTGCTGGACGCGGCCGAGCGGCGTGTCGCGGACGGTGGTCTGTTGGCCTTGGCCGTTACACTGCGGGCAGGTGTTCACGTCGGCGTCGGGCGGGTGGCCCTCGCCGTCGCACTCCGGACACCGTTCGGGTCGCGTGACGGTGAACTTCTTTTCGACGCCGTCGTACGCCTCTTCGAGGTCCAACGATACCCGCGTGCGGATGTTCTGTCCCTGCCGGGGTTGGTTGCGACTCCGGCCCTGTCCGCCGCCGCCGAAGAACTGGCTGAAGATGTCCTCGAAGGGGTTTCCGCCGCCGCCCATCCCGCCCATGCCGCCGCGTCCGGCACCGCCGCCGACGCCGCCGCGTTTCTCGGCTTGCTCGAAGCGGTCGTGGCCCATCTGGTCGTACATCTGGCGCTTCTCGTCGTCCGAGAGCACCTCCTTTGCCTTCTGGACCTTCTTGAACTTCTCTTCTGCGTCGGGGTCGTCGGAGACGTCCGGGTGGTACTCTGCGGCCTTCTTTCGATACGCATTCTTTATCTCGTCCTCGCCGGCGTCCCGGGAGACCCCGAGCACGTCGTAGAAGTCCTCACTCATCGGTTACACGTCCATAATCCGGCGACCCACT
This genomic window from Halopelagius inordinatus contains:
- a CDS encoding AMP-binding protein, producing MTANAGPEPVTDPDILGDVVSRDRRAPSPALRADAPGRSYSYHDFVTTSYKAGNVLRYLGVRGGDRVEIEPDPLPEPVLTFYGAAQLGAVVSFDPGGSERPRATVVPQSREPAFAPEPGSKLAVYGGPPENPTTTHWEKEVWSENPAVHPASVSPSDALLDADRTYTHADVLSAAAGAVGAADIEPGDDVVVRASLSDPGVVAAGVVAPLLVGATIRFPDDDTVGDVRVGGDGPERRRIDPRTVFDGE
- a CDS encoding glutathione-independent formaldehyde dehydrogenase; the encoded protein is MRAVVYQGPKDVAVEDVDEPEIQHPNDVVIDITTTAICGSDLHMYEGRTDADPGLVFGHENMGVVTEVGDGVSTLEEGDRVVAPFNVACGFCRNCENGYTGFCTNVNPGFAGGAYGYVAMGPYQGGQAEQLRIPYADFNALKLPEGNEHEDAFAMLADIFPTGWHGTELANLKPGESIAIYGAGPVGLMAAYSADIKGASEIYVVDRVESRLDLAEEHANATAINFQEGDPVDQIKDAHGGGVDKGVDAVGYQAVDPESVRENPDEPYDPARENPAVVLNQLVQTVRPTGQIGVPGLYVPSDPGAPDDMAAQGRLGIDFGKLFEKGHKFGTGQCNVKEYNRELRDLIIEGKADPSWVVSDRVSLDDAPEMYERFDQREEGVTKVVLEP
- a CDS encoding CobW family GTP-binding protein, with translation MPQLEDDRIPVTLVSGTLGAGKTTLVNNVLRNAGEYDVAVLVNDMGEVNIDAELIAGSADDDVIDLTNGCICCQLQGDLVSEVNRLARERSFDVLLVEASGISDPVPVARTFLGDTADGEDPTAHYRLDTVVSVVDAYGFWKEFDPDAERPAELDAPGRTLADVLVDQVEFCDVLVLNKCDLVPDDELDEMERVVRELQPRATVYRETYADVSPDAVLATGLFDYEEVSRSSGWKRRLREGDGDEGHGGESHEGHDHADHDHAAAHGVTSFLYESDRPFHPGRLDDYLTEWPDGVVRAKGFFRLATRPETVMGLNRAGPSVTAGPIGRWGEGDDRRTRLVFIGRDVPEESVRSALDDCLTTEAELEDAGELSDPFPSE
- a CDS encoding cupin domain-containing protein: MSHTTVAYEDVDPVGGGLHFLRDELDCENLGFSVLEADPGWVGKEHDHAEDGQEEVYFLVDGEATLTVDGDEVRMKAGEAVRIPPEATRQLENGSVESTFVLAGAP
- the dnaJ gene encoding molecular chaperone DnaJ, with the protein product MSEDFYDVLGVSRDAGEDEIKNAYRKKAAEYHPDVSDDPDAEEKFKKVQKAKEVLSDDEKRQMYDQMGHDRFEQAEKRGGVGGGAGRGGMGGMGGGGNPFEDIFSQFFGGGGQGRSRNQPRQGQNIRTRVSLDLEEAYDGVEKKFTVTRPERCPECDGEGHPPDADVNTCPQCNGQGQQTTVRDTPLGRVQQTQTCRACGGEGQTYSESCPECNGDGTVRNDAKLSVDIPAGIRDGQTLRMEREGAPGENGGPKGDLLIDVNIRDHAEFDREGDDLHHHHPLSFPQAVFGDTVTVPTVDGEAEVDVPAGTQSGETFRLKGKGMPHLRGRGSGDLYVQMQVVTPEQLNEEQRDALEAFAEAGGEEVDVKKGFFEKIKSSF